A single Ziziphus jujuba cultivar Dongzao chromosome 11, ASM3175591v1 DNA region contains:
- the LOC107432367 gene encoding remorin 4.1, whose amino-acid sequence MLNDQRASTSYGQYDDHDHDHDHDDNHQEGGNDEQIRDIHALTPPHPPPPRRRREIWETGSHRSSTSMASEGGNSENFTTMSREFSALVLAGSTIGNNGTNTTIDNDSSVNTGNNLGMIGEDEATEEETNPLAIVPDNNPLDPVASPRRRAMAAARGSSHTSSSTTMTGVGGGHQGDQVVSVQRVKKEEVESKISAWQNAKIAKINNRFKRDDAVINGWETEEVQKATSWMKKVERKLEEKRARALEKMQNQVAKAHRKAEEKRASAEAKRGTKVARVLEIANLMRAVGRAPAKRSFF is encoded by the exons ATGTTGAATGATCAAAGGGCTAGCACTAGCTATGGACAAtatgatgatcatgatcatgatcatgatcatgatgATAATCATCAAGAAGGCGGCAACGATGAGCAAATCAGGGACATCCACGCTCTGACCCCACCACATCCTCCTCCACCGCGACGTCGAAGAGAAATCTGGGAAACTGGCAGTCATAGATCATCAACATCCATGGCTAGTGAAGGTGGAAACAGTGAGAATTTCACAACCATGAGTAGGGAATTCAGTGCTCTGGTTCTAGCAGGTTCTACCATTGGTAATAATGGAACCAATACTACTATTGATAACGATAGTTCTGTAAATACTGGAAACAATTTGGGAATGATAGGGGAAGATGAGGCCACTGAGGAGGAGACCAATCCTTTGGCTATTGTCCCCGATAATAACCCTTTGGATCCCGTTGCATCTCCTAGACGCCGAGCTATGGCGGCTGCTAGAGGATCATCTCACACTTCGTCTTCCACGACCATGACCGGTGTTGGTGGTGGTCATCAAGGTGATCAGGTGGTTTCGGTACAAAGAGTGAAGAAAGAGGAGGTGGAGTCGAAGATATCGGCGTGGCAGAATGCGAAGATAGCCAAGATTAATAATCGGTTTAAGAGGGATGATGCTGTTATTAATGGATGGGAGACTGAGGAAGTTCAGAAAGCGACTTCATGGATGAAGAAAGTCGAG AGGAAGCTAGAGGAGAAAAGAGCAAGAGCACTAGAAAAGATGCAAAATCAGGTGGCAAAAGCACATAGAAAAGCAGAGGAGAAGAGGGCATCGGCTGAGGCTAAGAGAGGAACCAAAGTTGCTAGGGTTCTTGAAATTGCCAACTTGATGAGAGCTGTTGGTAGAGCTCCTGCTAAACGTTCCTTCTTCTAG
- the LOC107432372 gene encoding pentatricopeptide repeat-containing protein At2g33680 codes for MPAIFSPTFHPCLSVTQQRFQLLEAKPHEEVVFARTLKHKAVHSSSSSSSVGGSVREDTLLLNDWPRLLQLSIGSWNLMLGLAVHAFLVKCGSQNGTFQGNNLVNMYSKLKKLDDAQRVFDEMPVRNTITWTSLMNGYSENGDSQSVFRIAHDMFCIEEKFNEHTCSVILQACDSPEDRILGEQVHGFAVKSGLEENVYVGASLVSMYSKGGCVGDAEKVFNGVQQKDIRFLNNMILEYGKAECVEKAISVFIQILSSGLEANDYTYTNIISACNSGDIRVGVGKQLHGLALKYGAVGESSVGNAVITMYGKYGIVEEVEKIFSTMDQKNLISWTALLTAYLNNGHVDKALKVIRETLDLSADYDPIFLSTMLEGCSECSNLKLGRQIHGSVIKLGYLTDLKIETALIDMYAKCRDLKSARWIFGGVSDKTIATFNAILVGFIELYRDDESDPMILFNQLRLTGLHPDFVTFSRLLSLSADQACLIRGKSLHAYAIKTGNEADLHVSNAVITMYAKCGSIEEAYQMFKDMNSHDSVSWNAIISAFALHGRGKETLSLFEDMKEEGFGPDEFTTLAILQACTYSRLWENGLCLFHEMETKYGIRPVIEHFACVVDLLGRAGQFSESIDFINKSPFQDSPLLWRILVNTCKLHGELDFGKLASTRLLDLEPKEAGSYILVSNMYAVGGMLNEAANVRTLMNDLKVSKEAGCSWIEIDDKVHYFVASDVDHPKSTEIYANLNLISAEMRKCGDGNELHLIEDLV; via the coding sequence ATGCCCGCCATTTTCTCTCCCACCTTTCATCCATGCCTCTCTGTTACTCAACAGCGCTTCCAACTTTTGGAAGCAAAACCACATGAAGAGGTCGTTTTTGCTCGCACCTTGAAGCACAAGGCGgtccattcttcttcttcttctagcaGTGTTGGTGGTTCGGTTCGTGAAGACACTCTCTTATTAAATGACTGGCCTCGGCTCCTCCAACTCTCAATTGGGTCTTGGAATCTCATGCTGGGTCTGGCTGTACATGCTTTTCTGGTGAAATGCGGTTCCCAAAATGGTACCTTTCAAGGCAACAATCTTGTGAACATGTACTCAAAGTTGAAGAAATTGGATGATGCGCAACGGGTTTTCGACGAAATGCCTGTTAGAAACACGATAACTTGGACTTCTCTGATGAACGGTTATTCCGAGAATGGAGATTCGCAATCTGTTTTTCGAATTGCGCATGATATGTTTTGCATTGAGGAGAAGTTCAATGAGCATACTTGCTCCGTGATTTTACAGGCATGTGATTCTCCGGAGGACCGGATACTTGGGGAACAGGTCCACGGTTTTGCTGTAAAAAGTGGGCTTGAAGAGAATGTTTATGTCGGCGCCTCTTTAGTTTCTATGTACTCTAAAGGTGGCTGCGTGGGTGATGCTGAGAAAGTTTTCAATGGAGTGCAACAGAAAGATATTCGCTTTCTAAATAATATGATTTTGGAGTATGGGAAAGCAGAATGTGTGGAGAAAGCAATATCGGTCTTTATCCAGATTTTGAGTTCTGGTTTGGAGGCAAATGATTATACATATACTAATATAATTAGTGCCTGCAATAGTGGAGACATACGTGTGGGTGTAGGCAAGCAATTACATGGGCTTGCTTTGAAGTATGGTGCTGTGGGTGAAAGTTCTGTTGGAAATGCAGTAATAACCATGTATGGAAAGTATGGCATTGTTGAAGAGGTTGAGAAAATCTTTTCTACAATGGATCAGAAGAATTTGATTTCTTGGACAGCACTTTTGACAGCATATCTTAATAATGGCCATGTTGATAAGGCTCTTAAAGTTATTCGAGAGACACTAGACCTGAGTGCCGACTATGATCCTATTTTTCTATCTACAATGCTTGAAGGCTGTTCGGAGTGCAGTAATCTAAAACTGGGTCGTCAAATCCATGGATCTGTAATAAAGCTTGGTTATTTAACTGATTTGAAGATTGAGACTGCCTTAATAGATATGTATGCCAAGTGCAGGGACCTTAAGTCCGCTAGATGGATTTTTGGTGGCGTCTCAGATAAAACTATTGCCACATTCAATGCAATTCTAGTTGGATTCATCGAATTATATAGAGATGATGAATCGGATCCCATGATCTTATTTAATCAACTGAGATTAACTGGTTTACATCcagattttgtaactttttcaaGGCTCCTAAGTTTATCCGCTGATCAAGCTTGCTTAATAAGAGGGAAGAGTCTTCACGCTTATGCTATTAAAACGGGAAATGAAGCGGATTTGCATGTAAGTAATGCAGTCATTACAATGTATGCAAAATGCGGTAGCATTGAAGAAGCATATCAAATGTTTAAAGACATGAATAGCCATGATTCTGTATCCTGGAATGCCATAATTTCTGCATTTGCCCTTCATGGACGAGGCAAAGAAACGCTCTCACTTTTTGAAGATATGAAGGAAGAAGGGTTTGGCCCTGATGAGTTCACAACATTGGCCATCCTTCAAGCTTGCACTTACTCCAGATTATGGGAAAATGGATTATGCTTATTTCACGAAATGGAGACAAAATATGGGATTAGGCCAGTAATTGAGCACTTTGCTTGCGTGGTTGATCTTTTGGGCCGTGCTGGGCAATTTTCAGAATCCATAGACTTCATTAACAAAAGCCCATTTCAAGACTCACCTCTGTTATGGAGAATCTTAGTGAATACGTGCAAGTTACATGGGGAATTGGACTTTGGCAAATTAGCCTCAACTCGTTTGCTTGACTTAGAACCTAAAGAGGCAGGATCTTATATACTTGTTTCGAATATGTATGCAGTCGGAGGAATGCTAAATGAGGCTGCAAATGTTAGAACACTGATGAATGACTTGAAAGTAAGTAAAGAAGCAGGTTGCAGCTGGATTGAAATTGATGATAAAGTTCATTATTTTGTGGCAAGTGATGTGGACCATCCAAAAAGCACTGAAATTTAtgcaaatttgaatttgattagtGCTGAAATGCGAAAATGTGGTGATGGAAATGAACTTCATCTGATTGAGGATCTCGTATAG
- the LOC107432368 gene encoding putative elongation factor TypA-like SVR3, chloroplastic, translating to MEMAISFKSSSCFTIPIAHSSRTATTISSSASPLSSKQLFGLSFYSSSSSPSLATAKTALKFASGNPIRKLPVKCSVSEATDTATEKKSQLKRRSDIRNIAIVAHVDHGKTTLVDAMLKQAKVFRDNQFVQERIMDSNDLERERGITILSKNTSITYKETKINIIDTPGHSDFGGEVERILNMVEGILLVVDSVEGPMPQTRFVLKKALEFGLSVVVVVNKIDRPSARPDYVINSTFELFIELNATDEQCDFQAIYASGIKGKAGLSPENLAEDLGPLFEAIIRCIPGPRIEKDGALQMLVTNLEYDEHKGRIAIGRLHAGTLQRGMDVRVCTSEDSCRYGRVSELFVYEKFSRVPAQSVEAGDICAVCGIDDIQIGETIADKSSGKPLPAIKVEEPTVKMAFSINISPFVGREGKYVTSRNLRDRLYRELERNLAMKVEDGETADTFIVSGRGTLHITILLENMRREGYEFMVGPPKVISKKVDDKLLEPFEIATVEVPEEHMGSVVELLGKRRGQMFDMQGVGSEGTTLLKYKIPTRGLLGLRNAILTASRGTAILNTIFDCYGPWAGDINTRDQGSLVAFEDGTSTSYALSSSQDRGQMFIGPGVEVYKGQIVGIHQRHGDLSLNVCKKKAATNVRSNKEQTVVLDTPLDYSLDDCIEYIQEDELVEVTPSSIRMCKNPKLAKKTR from the exons ATGGAAATGGCAATAAGCTTCAAAAGCTCGTCCTGTTTTACCATACCTATTGCTCATAGCTCTAGGACTGCTACTACTATCTCTTCCTCTGCTTCTCCGCTCTCCTCTAAGCAACTCTTTGGTCTCAGCTTTTATTCATCGtcgtcttctccttctctcGCTACTGCCAAAACCGCACTCAAATTCGCTTCTGGAAATCCAATTCGAAAGCTCCCTGTCAAATGCTCTGTTTCCGAAGCTACAGACACCGCAACCG AGAAGAAGAGCCAACTGAAGAGGAGAAGCGACATAAGAAATATAGCAATTGTTGCTCACGTAGATCATGGAAAGACAACTTTGGTCGATGCAATGTTGAAGCAAGCAAAG GTGTTTCGTGATAACCAATTTGTGCAGGAAAGGATAATGGACTCAAATGATTTAGAGCGGGAAAGGGGGATTACAATACTTAGTAAAAATACATCTATCACATACAAAGAGACAAAGATTAATATAATAGATACTCCAGGGCACTCTGACTTCGGTGGTGAAGTGGAACGGATCCTCAATATGGTGGAAGGAATTTTACTAGTG GTAGATTCTGTTGAAGGTCCAATGCCACAAACAAGATTTGTTCTGAAGAAGGCTCTAGAATTTGGCCTCTCTGTTGTTGTTGTAGTTAATAAAATTGATAGGCCTTCAGCTCGTCCAGATTATGTTATTAATTCCACTTTTGAACTTTTCATTGAGCTAAATGCAACAGATGAACAG TGCGATTTCCAAGCAATATATGCAAGTGGTATTAAAGGAAAGGCAGGTTTGTCTCCTGAAAATTTAGCAGAAGACCTTGGGCCACTTTTCGAGGCTATAATCAGATGCATACCTGGACCACGTATTGAAAAAGATGGTGCACTTCAAATGCTG GTTACAAATCTTGAGTATGATGAACATAAAGGACGAATAGCTATTGGACGCTTGCATGCTGGGACTCTGCAGAGAGGGATGGATGTGAGG GTATGCACATCTGAAGATTCATGTAGATATGGAAGGGTAAGTGAGctttttgtgtatgaaaaattCAGTAGGGTTCCAGCGCAAAGTGTGGAGGCTGGTGATATATGTGCTGTCTGTGGAATTGATGATATTCAG ATTGGTGAGACAATTGCTGATAAATCATCAGGGAAGCCATTACCTGCCATTAAGGTGGAGGAACCAACAGTAAAAATGGCATTTTCCATCAACATATCGCCCTTTGTTGGGCGTGAG GGAAAATATGTTACTAGCAGGAACTTGAGAGATCGCCTTTACCGTGAGCTTGAGCGCAATTTGGCTATGAAAGTTGAAGATGGCGAAACGGCAGATACATTCATTGTTAGTGGGCGGGGTACTCTGCATATAACCATACTTTTAGAGAACAT GCGAAGGGAAGGCTATGAATTCATGGTGGGACCTCCTAAAGTTATCAGCAAAAAGGTGGATGACAAGTTGCTGGAACCATTTGAG ATTGCCACTGTGGAGGTACCTGAAGAACATATGGGATCTGTTGTTGAGTTACTTGGCAAAAGACGAGGGCAGATGTTTGATATGCAAGGGGTTGG GTCGGAGGGCACAACCCTGCTCAAATACAAGATTCCAACCCGTGGCCTTCTTGGTTTGCGGAATGCGATTTTAACAGCTTCTCGTGGCACGGCAATTCTGAACACAATATTTGATTGTTATGGTCCTTGGGCTGGCGATATCAATACCCGGGATCAGGGTTCGCTG GTTGCTTTTGAGGATGGGACGAGCACTTCTTATGCTCTTTCTAGTTCTCAGGACAGAGGACAGATGTTTATTGGCCCTGGGGTAGAAGTTTACAAAGGTCAGATTGTTGGTATCCATCAACGGCATGGGGACCTGTCACTTAATGTGTGCAAGAAAAAGGCTGCGACAAATGTACGTTCCAACAAAGAACAAACAG tTGTTCTTGATACCCCATTGGATTATAGTCTGGATGACTGCATTGAATACATTCAAGAAGATGAACTGGTGGAGGTCACTCCTTCAAGTATTCGTATGTGCAAAAACCCAAAGCTCGCAAAGAAAACAAGATAG
- the LOC107432385 gene encoding calcium-dependent protein kinase 32 encodes MGNCCAIPESHGKKDKKTKQNPFAIEFNANHHQGNGGSKFHVLKDPTGREIELSYELGRELGRGEFGITYLCTDKGTGDKFACKSISKKKLRTAVDIDDVRREVEIMKHMPKHPNIVSLKDTYEDENAVHLVMELCEGGELFDRIVARGHYTERAAAAVTKTIVEVVQVCHKNGVMHRDLKPENFLFGNKKETAPLKAIDFGLSVFFKPGERFTEIVGSPYYMAPEVLKRNYGPEVDVWSAGVILYILLCGVPPFWAETEQGVAQAIIRSVVDFKRDPWPKVSDNAKDLVKKMLDPDPKRRLTAQEVLDHPWLQNAKKAPNVSLGETVKARLKQFSVMNKLKKKALKVIAEHLSVEEVAGIKEGFKLMDTNNNGKINLEELRIGLHKLGHQIPESDARILMEAGDVDKDGHLDYGEFVAISMHLRKMGNDDEHLHKAFEFLDQNKTGYIEIEELRHALADEIYDNGEEVINAIMHDVDTDKDGRISYEEFSAMMKAGTDWRKASRQYSRERFNSLSEKLMQDGSLQLNNQ; translated from the exons atggGTAATTGTTGTGCAATCCCAGAATCACAtggaaagaaagataaaaaaacgAAACAAAACCCATTTGCCATAGAATTCAATGCCAACCACCACCAAGGAAATGGTGGAAGCAAGTTCCACGTGTTGAAGGACCCGACTGGCCGTGAAATCGAGCTCAGCTACGAACTGGGTCGGGAGCTCGGAAGGGGAGAGTTCGGAATTACCTACCTTTGCACCGATAAAGGAACTGGGGATAAGTTCGCTTGCAAATCGATATCGAAGAAGAAGCTTAGAACCGCTGTGGATATTGATGATGTGAGGAGGGAGGTCGAGATCATGAAGCACATGCCTAAGCACCCCAACATAGTGAGCTTGAAAGACACGTATGAGGACGAGAATGCGGTCCATCTGGTTATGGAGCTCTGCGAGGGCGGAGAATTGTTTGATCGGATCGTCGCCAGAGGCCATTACACAGAGCGTGCCGCTGCTGCTGTCACCAAGACCATCGTGGAAGTTGTTCAG GTATGTCACAAAAATGGTGTGATGCATCGGGATCTCAAACCCGAGAACTTTCTGTTTGGAAACAAGAAGGAAACAGCACCTTTGAAGGCAATTGATTTTGGTTTATCTGTCTTCTTTAAACCTG gtgaaaGATTCACTGAGATTGTTGGAAGCCCTTATTACATGGCTCCTGAGGTGCTAAAAAGGAATTATGGCCCAGAAGTAGATGTATGGAGTGCTGGAGTAATTCTATACATCTTACTTTGTGGTGTTCCTCCTTTTTGGGCAG AAACTGAACAGGGAGTTGCACAAGCAATTATAAGGTCTGTTGTGGATTTTAAAAGGGATCCTTGGCCTAAAGTTTCTGATAATGCAAAAGATCTTGTGAAAAAGATGCTTGATCCTGATCCAAAGCGCCGTCTTACAGCTCAGGAAGTGCTAG ATCATCCTTGGTTACAAAATGCAAAGAAAGCTCCAAATGTTTCTTTGGGTGAAACTGTAAAAGCAAGGCTCAAGCAGTTCTCTGTAATGAACAAGCTCAAGAAAAAAGCATTGAAG GTTATAGCTGAACATTTGTCAGTGGAGGAAGTTGCTGGCATAAAGGAAGGATTTAAGCTAATGGATACTAATAACAATGGAAAGATTAACCTTGAAGAGTTGAGAATTGGGTTGCATAAACTTGGCCATCAAATTCCTGAGTCAGATGCTCGAATTCTAATGGAAGCT GGTGATGTGGATAAGGATGGACATCTAGACTACGGAGAATTTGTGGCAATTTCCATGCACTTAAGAAAGATGGGCAATGATGATGAACACCTCCATAAAGCCTTTGAATTCTTGGATCAAAACAAGACTGGGTATATAGAAATTGAAGAGCTACGACATGCCTTGGCTGATGAAATTTATGACAACGGTGAAGAAGTCATCAATGCCATCATGCATGATGTGGACACAGACAAG GATGGACGCATAAGTTACGAGGAATTTTCTGCTATGATGAAGGCCGGGACGGATTGGAGAAAAGCATCAAGGCAGTACTCGCGAGAGCGGTTCAACAGTCTGAGTGAGAAGTTGATGCAGGATGGATCTTTGCAGTTGAACAATCAATAA